The Armatimonadota bacterium genomic sequence ATCGCCCAACCGCACCGCGGCGTAGGCGTGCGCGAACTCGTGGATCGTGGCCGCCACGATCAGGGCGACCGCGGTGTACGCAAGCGTCTCCGGACTGAGGCCGATCACGACGCCCCTACGCGCCCCGCTCGATCGGGGCGTCCAGCCGCACCAAGTCGGCGTACGTCTCTGCCCTCACGACGACCCGCGCGCGTCCGTCCTCCGCCAGCACGACCGCGGGCCGCGGGAACCGGTTGTAGTTGCTCGCCATCGAATACGTGTACGCGCCGGTCGCAAAGACCGCCACCACATCCCCACGCCGCACCTCGGGGAGTTGCGCCTCCCAGATCAGCACATCCCCGGACTCGCAGCACCGCCCCGCCAGCGCCACGGTCTGCGTGGCGTCGGCATCCGGGCAAGATGCGAGGGCGGCCTCGTACCGCGCGCCGTACAGAGCCGGGCGCGGGTTCTCGTACATGCCGCCGTCGACGGAGACATACGTCCGGACGCCCGGAATGCGCTTGACGGCGCCCACGGTGTAGAGCGTCACGCCCGCGGGGCCGACGACCGATCGGCCCGGCTCCAAAAACAGCCGCGGCGGTGGCAGGTCCATCCGCACGCAGGTCTGGCGGACAGCATCGGCCACCGATCGCACGAACGCCTCGATGGGAGGTGGGCTTTCCTCGCGTCGATAGCGGATGCCCAGACCTCCCCCCAGGTTGAGCTCTTCGGCCGCATACCCGAACTCGTCGCGTACGCGCGCGGCGTACTTTACCATCGTGCGCGCGTTCAAGACGAACGGTTCGAGTTCGAGAATCTGCGAGCCGATGTGGCTGTGGAAGCCGCGCAGCCGCAATCCCCGGCTCTTTAGGGCACGGCGCACCGCGCGGTCGGCCGTCCCATCGGCGATCCCGAATCCGAACTTCGTGTCCACGCCGCCGGTCACGATCGCCCTGTGCGTGTGCGGCTCGATCCCCGGCGTCAGCCGCAGCCAGACGTCCACCGCGCCGTCACCGTCGGCCGCGAGTTCCTCGAGCAGGTCGATCTCGTCGAAGTTGTCGACGACGATGCGGCCGACGCCGGCTTCGAGCGCGTACCGCAGTTCCTCGGGCGTCTTGTTGTTGCCGTGGAAGACGAGGTCCCGAGCCGGGACGCCCGCCACCAGCGCCGTGTGGATCTCTCCCCCTGATGCCACGTCGAGTCCGAACCCGGCGTCGTGGGCCAGCCGGCACGTCGCGATCACACAAAGGGCCTTGGACGCGAACACGGGACGGCCGTCGGGGACGTGGCGCGCGAACGCTTCACGGTACGCTTTGAGGTTCGCGCGGAGTCTGCCGCCGTCGAGGACGTGCAGCGGGGTGCCGAACCGATGCGCCAGATCGACGGCTGCGCAGCCGCCGATCTCCAACCCTCCTGATCCAGTGCGCCCGAACTCATCGTGCAACCCGAATCCCTCCCGTCGATGGTCCCTGCCAGGATACCAGAACCGATCCGGCCTGTTCACCGGCGTTACAATGGTATTCGGCGCACGCGGCGCGCCGCACCCCCGATTTCAGGAGGACCATGATGGCCGAAGCCCTGATTCTGAGCGCCGTCCGCACCCCCATCGGGAGGTTCATGGGCGGCTTGAGCGAAGTCCCTGCACCGCGCCTGGGCGCGATTGTCGTGCGCGAGGCCGTACAGCGTGCCGGCATCGATTCGGTGTCGGTCGACGAGGTGATCATGGGAAACGTATTGCCGGCCGGGCTCGGTCAGGCGCCCGCGCGACAGGCCGCGATCGGCGCGGGGCTGCCCGACACCGTGGGTGCGCTGACGATCAACAAGATGTG encodes the following:
- the lysA gene encoding diaminopimelate decarboxylase, coding for MHDEFGRTGSGGLEIGGCAAVDLAHRFGTPLHVLDGGRLRANLKAYREAFARHVPDGRPVFASKALCVIATCRLAHDAGFGLDVASGGEIHTALVAGVPARDLVFHGNNKTPEELRYALEAGVGRIVVDNFDEIDLLEELAADGDGAVDVWLRLTPGIEPHTHRAIVTGGVDTKFGFGIADGTADRAVRRALKSRGLRLRGFHSHIGSQILELEPFVLNARTMVKYAARVRDEFGYAAEELNLGGGLGIRYRREESPPPIEAFVRSVADAVRQTCVRMDLPPPRLFLEPGRSVVGPAGVTLYTVGAVKRIPGVRTYVSVDGGMYENPRPALYGARYEAALASCPDADATQTVALAGRCCESGDVLIWEAQLPEVRRGDVVAVFATGAYTYSMASNYNRFPRPAVVLAEDGRARVVVRAETYADLVRLDAPIERGA